In Scatophagus argus isolate fScaArg1 chromosome 3, fScaArg1.pri, whole genome shotgun sequence, the genomic stretch TTATCTCTTAACTCCCATCTCCAGCAGGATTTGGATGTACTACTTGTTTTAatctatttcttttattttcattaattactTCCCTTTTAGGGCCTCCTCCCGATTGCTCTGGTGGGGGCGGATGTCAGCTGGGATTTCTTTCCATATTTCTCCAGCTCCGCAGCAATATGAACATCATTACTACAAACAGATTCACaccactttcttcttttccagtGGGGGGGAGCGGGGAGCATATTAAGTGCTTGCCCGGTCCTCCCCCCCAGGGAGTAAACAGTAATCCACCACCATCACATAGACTTACACCGGAACTCCATCTacagacaaagaaatatttcagattACTTCAAGCCATCCACCATGCAGAAATTCTCAATAACACATTCAGTAAAGGAAAATACCCACAAGGCATGATGCATAAAGTTAAAAGACTCACCTCTTTCATTAAACCAGCCTCTCCCAACAGCTTAACATTTGATAAggtcaaacaaaatacaaacacatggaTGCACAACAATATGATCATTCTTATGGAGCACTATGACCAGGTTATTGCTGCGGAGCTGGAGAATATCCCCCCCTACAGCCAAGAGGCTTTTGATAAAGCTGTCCAATGGGGGAGAGTGCGATACAGACGGAAGTTGACGTCCTCCTCTTTGACCACCTTGGGGGACCTCCTAACAGAGGGGCCCCCCAGGGTGGAGGACACACCCCTGGCTCGACTCTCCCCCTTGGACTTTCCTCCATTGCCCCAACCAGGAAACCCACCGAATTCCAGCCATCATGatcctcctgcctccctcaAACCTCATTCCTCCCCTTCAATTCCTCCTCCCACCCCGAACCCTAATCCTTCTACCCCTAACCTTAACCACCCCacccctaaccccaacccccctcccctttaTTCCTCTCCTAAACCCAGCCCGAATCCCAGTCCCTCTACTCCTAACCTCAACCACCCTacccctaaccccaacccccctcccctGCATCCCTCTCCTAAACCCAACCCTAATCCCAGCCCCTCTATTCCTAACCTCAACCACCCTacccctaaccccaacccccctccccttcatTCCTCTCCTAAACCCAACCACCACCCTCCTTCCCCGACACATCTCTTTCTCCCCACTACCTCTATCATCGACACACAATTTCCCCTTTCAGGCCTCTGTACACCcatgggggaggggaggacgTCGGTGGGGGTCACTGGCGGTGGGGCCCGGTCCCCACGACCTAGACGCAACCCCAGACGTCAAGCGAGAGTGGAGATCCACGCACTCCCGAAGAGCGTACTCGACTGCCTGGAGCTAAAAGGGACGGTGCCCTCCGCCTGCCCCCCCGAtgaccctcctcctctctcttcctccatagACTCTTCACCCCTTCCACAAATGTTGGATAACTCTCTAGAGCACAGACAGCCATACAGCAATGTAGCTCTTCCATGCAGTAATACCATTTCATCTTTTCCACTTTCAGATTCATCAGCTTCTCAGCAGAGGGAGCCAGAGTTGCTTGCTGCAGAGCCCTGCGGAGCCCAAACAATCGCTGAGGTGGATAAAAAATCAATGACGATGAAGGGCAAACGGAAAGCTAAGCTGAAGCCGAACCCTTACTTACCATCTGAGATATCCACCTCCCGCCCAACCAGGGTCTCTGCGGCTGCACCTGGCTCCCCAAGCCGCCCcgaaccacacacacatccacgaACATTTCGAAAATTACAGGAATGGTCGCTGGAGGTGCGGAAGAAGACGCTGATCGTAGGTGACTCAAACCTTTCTCGCATTCCTCCTTTTACAGACGCAAACATTCAAATAGACAGCTATCCTGGAGCCAACTTCCACCACATCACAGCTATATTAAAGAAAATTCCAACATGCCACACCACAACACAAGTAATTCTCTCAGTCGGTCTCAATAATTGTTTAGCAGAACACGACATCTCCACAATCACTAAACAGCTACAGCAGATGTGGAGCACTAGTCACATCACTTTTCCCAACGCCACTATATACATTCCAATAATAAACTTCTCTCACCAGCTGGACCACAGGAAGAAATCTTTGCTCACCAAACTCAACAATGTTATATCATCTAAATACACCTTCATCCCGGAAATTAACCCGCTTTTATTTCAGACGCAGACAGACAATATACACTGGACTGGCCCGGTGGCCGAGATGTTGTTCAGGTACTGGAAACAGCAATTAAACTTGTAACGGGAGTAAACTGTTCCATTACACCTCCCCCCCATCTGTCAAATATCACTAACCTCTCTGCCGTTTTCTCCCTCACAGCCGCACAGCTGGAGATACTGGAAAAAGGTCTTACTTTCATTCCAACACCCAACCCACCCACCCGACTGGAGCTCAGAGGGGATCTCCACACTTTCCACAGGAGGCTAAAATTATTGGATCATTTTCAGGGATTGCAGAGGCGGGAGCCTGTGCTCTTCACTGGGCCGTCTCACTGGcaaccacacactgacactatTTCACCCGCTATATCACAGCTTATCC encodes the following:
- the LOC124054163 gene encoding formin-like protein 7 isoform X1 — encoded protein: MNIITTNRFTPLSSFPVGGSGEHIKCLPGPPPQGVNSNPPPSHRLTPELHLQTKKYFRLLQAIHHAEILNNTFSKGKYPQGMMHKVKRLTSFIKPASPNSLTFDKVKQNTNTWMHNNMIILMEHYDQVIAAELENIPPYSQEAFDKAVQWGRVRYRRKLTSSSLTTLGDLLTEGPPRVEDTPLARLSPLDFPPLPQPGNPPNSSHHDPPASLKPHSSPSIPPPTPNPNPSTPNLNHPTPNPNPPPLYSSPKPSPNPSPSTPNLNHPTPNPNPPPLHPSPKPNPNPSPSIPNLNHPTPNPNPPPLHSSPKPNHHPPSPTHLFLPTTSIIDTQFPLSGLCTPMGEGRTSVGVTGGGARSPRPRRNPRRQARVEIHALPKSVLDCLELKGTVPSACPPDDPPPLSSSIDSSPLPQMLDNSLEHRQPYSNVALPCSNTISSFPLSDSSASQQREPELLAAEPCGAQTIAEVDKKSMTMKGKRKAKLKPNPYLPSEISTSRPTRVSAAAPGSPSRPEPHTHPRTFRKLQEWSLEVRKKTLIVGDSNLSRIPPFTDANIQIDSYPGANFHHITAILKKIPTCHTTTQVILSVGLNNCLAEHDISTITKQLQQMWSTSHITFPNATIYIPIINFSHQLDHRKKSLLTKLNNVISSKYTFIPEINPLLFQTQTDNIHWTGPVAEMLFRYWKQQLNL
- the LOC124054163 gene encoding uncharacterized protein LOC124054163 isoform X2, with the protein product MGWKPLGGGTFEITPPPLARLGPKTAVGPWNYSSASQQREPELLAAEPCGAQTIAEVDKKSMTMKGKRKAKLKPNPYLPSEISTSRPTRVSAAAPGSPSRPEPHTHPRTFRKLQEWSLEVRKKTLIVGDSNLSRIPPFTDANIQIDSYPGANFHHITAILKKIPTCHTTTQVILSVGLNNCLAEHDISTITKQLQQMWSTSHITFPNATIYIPIINFSHQLDHRKKSLLTKLNNVISSKYTFIPEINPLLFQTQTDNIHWTGPVAEMLFRYWKQQLNL